The following proteins are encoded in a genomic region of Kosakonia oryzae:
- the wcaI gene encoding colanic acid biosynthesis fucosyltransferase WcaI produces MKILVYGINYSPELTGIGKYTGEMVEWMARQGHEVRVITAPPYYPEWKVGDHYSAWRWRKEQGAATVWRCPLYVPKQPSTLKRLLHLGSFALSSFFPLMAQRSWKPDRIIGVVPTLFCTPGMRLLAKLSGAKTVLHIQDYEVDAMLGLGMAGKGKSGRVAKLATAFERSNLYNVDNVSTISRSMMNKAREKGVDADKIIFFPNWSEVARFRDVSEANVAELRRNLGLPDDKKIILYSGNIGEKQGLENVIEAAAQLHTHPWLFVIVGQGGGKARLEKQVSERGLNNVIFFPLQPYDALPALLKMGDCHLVIQKRGAADAVLPSKLTNILAVGGNAVITAEESTELGQLCRAEPGIAVCVEPESVEALTWGIERALALPKNNTVAREYAERTLEKESVLNQFIADISPESSVKPVHARESAQHEGRLNFDGNGDKS; encoded by the coding sequence ATGAAGATCCTGGTCTATGGCATCAACTATTCGCCGGAGCTGACCGGGATCGGTAAGTACACCGGCGAAATGGTGGAATGGATGGCCCGTCAGGGCCATGAAGTGCGCGTGATCACCGCGCCGCCTTACTATCCGGAATGGAAAGTCGGCGATCACTACAGCGCCTGGCGCTGGCGTAAAGAGCAGGGTGCCGCCACGGTGTGGCGTTGCCCACTGTATGTGCCAAAACAGCCATCGACCCTGAAGCGTTTACTGCATCTGGGCAGTTTTGCCCTCAGCAGTTTTTTCCCGCTGATGGCGCAGCGTAGCTGGAAGCCGGACCGCATTATCGGCGTGGTGCCAACGCTGTTTTGCACGCCGGGGATGCGCCTGCTGGCGAAACTGAGCGGCGCGAAAACCGTGCTGCATATTCAGGATTATGAAGTGGACGCCATGCTCGGTCTGGGGATGGCGGGTAAAGGTAAAAGCGGCCGCGTGGCGAAGCTGGCGACCGCGTTTGAACGCAGCAATCTGTATAACGTCGATAACGTCTCCACCATCTCTCGCTCAATGATGAATAAAGCGCGCGAGAAAGGGGTGGACGCCGACAAAATCATCTTCTTCCCGAACTGGTCGGAAGTGGCGCGTTTTCGCGATGTCAGCGAAGCAAATGTTGCAGAACTGCGCCGCAACCTCGGTCTGCCGGATGACAAAAAAATCATTCTTTACTCCGGCAACATCGGCGAGAAGCAGGGGCTGGAAAACGTCATTGAAGCCGCTGCGCAGTTACACACCCATCCGTGGCTGTTTGTCATTGTCGGTCAGGGTGGTGGAAAGGCGCGGCTGGAAAAACAGGTTAGTGAACGTGGCCTGAATAACGTGATTTTCTTCCCGTTGCAGCCGTACGACGCGCTGCCGGCGCTGCTGAAAATGGGCGATTGCCATCTGGTTATCCAGAAACGCGGCGCGGCCGATGCGGTATTGCCGTCAAAGCTGACCAACATTCTGGCGGTGGGCGGTAATGCAGTCATCACTGCCGAAGAGAGCACTGAGCTTGGGCAACTCTGCCGGGCAGAGCCTGGCATTGCGGTCTGCGTGGAACCGGAATCGGTCGAGGCGCTGACCTGGGGCATTGAGCGCGCGCTGGCGCTGCCCAAAAACAACACGGTGGCACGTGAATATGCCGAACGCACGCTCGAAAAAGAGAGCGTATTAAACCAGTTTATTGCTGATATCAGCCCGGAAAGTTCCGTGAAGCCCGTACACGCCCGCGAAAGCGCGCAGCACGAAGGCCGCCTGAATTTTGACGGGAATGGGGATAAATCATGA
- the cpsB gene encoding mannose-1-phosphate guanyltransferase, whose protein sequence is MSQTQLYPVVMAGGSGSRLWPLSRVLYPKQFLCLKGDLTMLQTTVCRLNGVECESPVVICNEQHRFIVAEQLRQLHKLTENIILEPAGRNTAPAIALAALAIKRHNPDSDPLMLVLAADHVIQNEEAFRASVRDAIPYAQSGKLVTFGIVPDLPETGYGYIRRGGVCAGQADSVAFEVAQFVEKPNLETAQGYVASGEYYWNSGMFLFRAGRFLEELNKYRPDILCACEQAMQAADPDMDFVRVDEEAFLACPEESIDYAVMERTADAVVVPMDAGWSDVGSWSSLWEISQHTPEGNVHHGDVISHNTQNSYVYAESGLVTTVGVKDLVVVQTKDAVLIADRNQVQDVKKVVEKIKADGRHEHHIHREVYRPWGKYDSIDTGERYQVKRITVKPGEGLSVQMHHHRAEHWVVVAGTAKVTINDEVKLLGENESIYIPLGARHCLENPGKIPLDLIEVRSGSYLEEDDIVRFADRYGRV, encoded by the coding sequence ATGAGTCAAACACAACTCTATCCGGTAGTGATGGCCGGAGGCTCCGGAAGCCGTCTGTGGCCGTTGTCCCGCGTGCTTTACCCTAAACAGTTTCTCTGCCTGAAGGGCGATCTCACCATGTTGCAGACCACCGTCTGCCGCCTGAATGGTGTCGAGTGTGAAAGCCCGGTGGTGATTTGTAATGAACAACATCGCTTTATCGTCGCCGAGCAGCTGCGTCAACTGCACAAGCTGACCGAGAACATCATTCTCGAACCGGCTGGCCGTAATACCGCCCCGGCGATTGCGCTGGCGGCGCTGGCGATAAAACGCCACAACCCGGACAGCGATCCGCTGATGCTGGTGCTGGCGGCCGACCATGTGATCCAGAACGAAGAGGCGTTTCGCGCCTCGGTTCGCGACGCTATTCCATATGCGCAGAGCGGCAAACTGGTGACCTTCGGCATCGTGCCGGATCTGCCGGAAACGGGCTATGGCTATATTCGCCGCGGCGGCGTCTGCGCTGGTCAGGCCGATTCCGTTGCCTTCGAGGTGGCGCAGTTTGTTGAAAAACCGAATCTGGAAACCGCGCAGGGTTACGTTGCCAGCGGCGAATATTACTGGAACAGCGGTATGTTCCTCTTCCGCGCCGGTCGCTTCCTTGAAGAACTGAATAAATATCGCCCGGATATTTTGTGCGCCTGCGAACAGGCAATGCAGGCCGCCGATCCGGATATGGATTTTGTCCGCGTTGACGAAGAAGCCTTCCTCGCTTGCCCGGAAGAGTCGATTGACTATGCGGTAATGGAACGCACGGCGGATGCGGTGGTGGTGCCGATGGATGCCGGCTGGAGCGATGTCGGCTCCTGGTCTTCGCTGTGGGAAATCAGCCAGCACACGCCGGAGGGAAACGTCCATCACGGCGACGTCATCAGCCATAACACCCAAAACAGCTACGTGTATGCGGAGTCCGGGCTGGTCACGACCGTCGGCGTTAAAGATCTGGTGGTGGTACAGACCAAAGATGCGGTGCTGATTGCCGATCGCAATCAGGTGCAGGATGTGAAAAAAGTGGTGGAGAAAATCAAAGCCGACGGACGTCACGAGCACCATATCCATCGTGAAGTTTACCGCCCCTGGGGCAAATATGACTCCATTGATACCGGCGAACGCTACCAGGTGAAACGCATCACCGTGAAGCCGGGTGAGGGGCTCTCCGTTCAGATGCATCATCACCGTGCAGAGCACTGGGTAGTGGTGGCGGGAACGGCGAAAGTGACCATCAATGATGAAGTGAAATTACTCGGTGAGAATGAATCAATCTATATCCCGCTTGGCGCGCGCCACTGTCTGGAAAACCCCGGGAAAATTCCGCTCGATCTGATTGAAGTTCGTTCGGGTTCGTACCTGGAAGAAGATGACATCGTACGCTTTGCGGATCGCTACGGGCGAGTTTAA
- the cpsG gene encoding colanic acid biosynthesis phosphomannomutase CpsG, producing MEKLTCFKAYDIRGKLGEELNEDIAWRIGRAYGEYLKPQTIVLGGDVRQTSEALKLALAKGLQDAGVNVLDIGLSGTEEIYFATFHLGVDGGIEVTASHNPMDYNGMKLVRKGARPISGDTGLRDVQRLAEANDFPPVDAEKRGSYEQINLRDAYVDHLLSYINPANLKPLKLVINSGNGAAGPVVDAIEARFKALNVPVTFIKVHNEPDGTFPHGIPNPLLPECRADTRNAVLEHHADMGIAFDGDFDRCFLFDGEGRFIEGYYIVGLLAEAFLEKHPGAKIIHDPRLSWNTVDVVTRAGGTPVMSKTGHAFIKERMRTEDAIYGGEMSAHHYFRDFAYCDSGMIPWLLVTELLCLKGKTLAELVSDRMVAFPASGEINSKLADPVTAIQRVEQHFTPGALEIDRTDGISIAFPEWRFNLRSSNTEPVVRLNVESRRDVSLMEARTQEILALLNQ from the coding sequence ATGGAAAAATTAACCTGTTTTAAAGCTTACGATATCCGTGGAAAGCTGGGCGAAGAACTGAATGAAGATATCGCATGGCGTATCGGCCGCGCCTACGGTGAATACCTGAAGCCGCAAACGATTGTGCTGGGCGGCGACGTGCGTCAGACCAGTGAAGCGCTGAAACTGGCGCTGGCGAAGGGGCTGCAGGATGCGGGCGTCAACGTGCTGGATATCGGTCTTTCCGGTACCGAAGAGATCTATTTTGCCACGTTCCATCTCGGCGTGGATGGCGGCATCGAAGTGACTGCCAGCCACAACCCGATGGACTATAACGGCATGAAACTGGTGCGCAAAGGCGCGCGCCCGATCAGCGGCGATACCGGGCTGCGCGATGTGCAGCGTCTGGCGGAAGCCAATGACTTTCCGCCGGTGGATGCGGAAAAACGCGGCAGCTACGAACAGATCAACCTGCGCGATGCGTATGTCGATCATCTGCTGAGCTATATCAATCCGGCTAACCTTAAGCCGTTGAAACTGGTAATCAACTCCGGTAACGGCGCGGCTGGCCCGGTAGTGGATGCCATTGAAGCCCGTTTCAAAGCGTTGAACGTGCCGGTGACCTTTATCAAGGTGCATAACGAACCGGACGGCACTTTCCCACACGGTATTCCTAACCCGCTGCTGCCGGAGTGTCGCGCGGATACCCGCAACGCGGTGCTGGAACATCACGCCGACATGGGGATCGCCTTTGACGGCGATTTCGACCGCTGCTTCCTCTTCGATGGTGAAGGGCGCTTTATTGAAGGCTACTACATCGTTGGTTTGCTGGCGGAAGCGTTCCTCGAAAAACACCCTGGCGCCAAAATCATCCACGACCCCCGTCTCTCCTGGAATACGGTGGATGTGGTGACGCGCGCGGGTGGCACGCCGGTAATGTCCAAAACCGGGCACGCATTTATTAAAGAACGTATGCGTACTGAAGATGCCATCTATGGCGGCGAGATGAGCGCGCACCACTATTTCCGCGATTTCGCTTATTGCGACAGCGGCATGATCCCGTGGCTGCTGGTCACTGAGCTGCTGTGCCTGAAAGGTAAAACTCTCGCCGAGCTGGTCAGCGATCGAATGGTTGCGTTCCCGGCGAGCGGTGAAATCAACAGCAAACTTGCCGATCCGGTCACGGCTATCCAGCGCGTTGAGCAGCACTTTACGCCCGGCGCACTGGAGATCGATCGTACCGACGGCATCAGCATCGCCTTCCCTGAATGGCGTTTTAACCTCCGTTCATCCAATACCGAGCCGGTAGTGCGACTGAACGTTGAGTCGCGTCGCGATGTGTCACTGATGGAGGCACGAACGCAGGAAATTCTGGCGCTGTTGAATCAGTAA
- the wcaJ gene encoding undecaprenyl-phosphate glucose phosphotransferase — protein MTHLKKRDRAKTNASLISIVQRFSDITIMFGGLWLVCKLNALPFFYMHLLMALLSLVVFQMIGGMTDFYRSWRGVKITTELTLLLQNWTLSLIFSAGLLSFNNDFDNTFMIYLPWYLLTSMGLMLSRAVIRFGAGWLRNLGYNTRRVAVAGDMPMGQALLEGFRNEPWLGFDVVGVYHDPQPGGITTGWAGNLDQLVDDAKAGKIHNVYIAMSMNDAASIKKLVRQLADTTCSVILIPDVFTFNILHSRIEEMNGVPVVPLYDTPLSGVNRILKRLEDIVLSSLILLLISPVLLAISVAVKLSSPGPIIFRQTRYGMDGKPIKVWKFRSMRVMENDKVVTQATQNDPRVTKVGSFLRRTSLDELPQFINVLLGGMSIVGPRPHAVAHNEQYRSLIEGYMLRHKVKPGITGWAQINGWRGETDTLEKMEKRVEFDLEYIREWSLWFDIKIVFLTIFKGFINKAAY, from the coding sequence ATGACTCATCTAAAAAAGCGCGACCGGGCCAAAACGAATGCATCGTTAATCTCAATCGTGCAGCGATTCTCTGACATCACCATTATGTTCGGTGGACTGTGGCTGGTGTGCAAATTGAATGCGTTGCCCTTTTTCTACATGCATCTGCTGATGGCTCTGCTCTCCCTCGTTGTCTTCCAGATGATTGGCGGGATGACCGATTTTTATCGCTCCTGGCGAGGGGTAAAAATCACTACTGAACTGACCCTACTGTTGCAGAACTGGACGCTCAGCCTGATTTTCAGCGCGGGCCTGCTCTCGTTCAACAACGATTTCGATAACACCTTCATGATCTATCTCCCCTGGTATTTGTTAACCAGTATGGGGCTGATGCTGAGCCGCGCGGTGATCCGTTTTGGCGCAGGCTGGCTGCGGAACCTGGGCTATAACACGCGCCGCGTTGCGGTAGCGGGGGATATGCCGATGGGCCAGGCGTTGCTGGAAGGTTTTCGCAATGAACCCTGGCTGGGATTCGATGTGGTGGGGGTGTACCACGATCCGCAACCGGGCGGTATCACCACTGGCTGGGCCGGTAATCTCGACCAGTTGGTTGATGATGCGAAAGCGGGGAAAATTCACAACGTCTATATCGCGATGTCGATGAATGATGCGGCCAGCATCAAAAAACTGGTGCGTCAGTTGGCGGACACCACCTGTTCAGTGATCCTGATCCCGGATGTCTTCACCTTCAATATTCTGCATTCGCGGATTGAAGAGATGAATGGCGTGCCGGTAGTTCCGCTGTACGACACACCGCTTTCCGGCGTGAACCGCATTCTGAAACGCCTTGAAGACATTGTGCTCTCGTCGCTGATTCTGCTGCTGATCTCCCCGGTACTGCTGGCGATTTCCGTGGCGGTCAAACTCAGTTCTCCCGGCCCGATTATCTTCCGTCAGACCCGTTACGGCATGGACGGTAAGCCAATCAAAGTCTGGAAATTCCGTTCCATGAGAGTGATGGAAAACGACAAAGTGGTGACTCAGGCAACGCAGAACGATCCGCGCGTAACCAAAGTGGGGAGCTTCCTGCGCCGTACCTCGCTCGACGAACTGCCGCAGTTCATTAATGTGCTGCTCGGCGGCATGTCTATCGTTGGCCCGCGCCCGCATGCGGTGGCGCACAACGAGCAGTACCGTTCGCTGATTGAGGGTTACATGCTGCGCCATAAAGTGAAACCGGGCATTACCGGCTGGGCGCAGATTAACGGCTGGCGCGGCGAAACCGACACGCTGGAAAAAATGGAAAAACGCGTTGAGTTCGATCTGGAGTACATCCGCGAGTGGAGTCTGTGGTTCGACATCAAAATCGTTTTTCTGACCATCTTTAAAGGCTTTATTAATAAAGCGGCGTATTAA
- the wzxC gene encoding colanic acid undecaprenyl disphosphate flippase WzxC: MSLREKTISGAKWSAMATLTIIGLGLVQMTVLARIIDNHQFGLLTVSLVIIALADTLSDFGIANSIIQRKEISYLELTTLYWLNVGLGIVVCLLVFSLSNFIASVLHNPDLAPLIKTLSFAFVVIPHGQQFRALMQKELEFNKIGAIETVSVMAGFCFTVISAFYWPLAMTAILGYLVNSAVRTLLFGYFGRKIYRPGLHFSLASVSSNLRFGAWLTADSIINYVNTNLSTLVLARILGASVAGGYNLAYNVAVVPPMKLNPIITRVLFPAFAKIQDDTEKLRVNFYKLLSVVGIINFPILLGLMVVSNNFVPLVFGDKWNSIIPILQLLCIVGLLRAVGNPIGSLLMAKARVDISFKFNVFKTFLFIPAIIIGGHLAGALGVTLGFLLVQIINTILSYFVMIKPVLGSSYRQYILSLWLPFYLSLPTLVVSYGLGLALNGHMPLAAMLAVQVAAGVLAFAVMLIVSRNALVVEMKRQFCRSEKLKTLLRAG; this comes from the coding sequence ATGAGCCTGAGAGAAAAAACCATCAGCGGTGCGAAGTGGTCAGCGATGGCCACTTTAACCATCATCGGCCTGGGGCTGGTGCAGATGACGGTGCTGGCACGCATTATCGATAATCACCAGTTCGGTCTGCTGACCGTCTCGCTGGTGATTATCGCGCTGGCGGATACGCTGTCGGATTTTGGTATTGCTAACTCCATTATTCAGCGCAAAGAGATAAGCTACCTGGAACTCACCACCCTGTACTGGTTGAACGTTGGGTTGGGGATTGTGGTTTGCCTGCTGGTTTTTTCGCTGAGCAACTTTATTGCCAGCGTCCTGCATAACCCGGATCTGGCACCGCTGATCAAAACCCTGTCGTTCGCTTTTGTAGTGATCCCGCACGGTCAGCAATTCCGTGCGCTGATGCAGAAAGAGCTGGAGTTCAACAAGATTGGCGCGATTGAAACGGTGTCGGTAATGGCGGGCTTCTGCTTTACGGTGATCAGCGCCTTTTACTGGCCGCTGGCGATGACTGCTATCCTCGGTTATCTGGTCAACAGCGCCGTTCGTACACTGCTGTTCGGCTATTTTGGCCGCAAGATCTATCGCCCCGGTTTGCATTTCTCCCTTGCGTCGGTCAGTTCAAATCTGCGCTTTGGCGCATGGCTGACGGCTGACAGCATCATTAACTATGTCAACACCAACCTCTCCACGTTAGTGCTGGCGCGTATCCTCGGCGCCAGCGTCGCCGGGGGATACAACCTGGCGTACAACGTGGCGGTGGTGCCGCCAATGAAGCTCAACCCGATTATCACCCGCGTACTGTTCCCGGCCTTCGCCAAAATTCAGGACGATACGGAGAAGCTGCGCGTTAACTTCTACAAGCTGCTGTCGGTGGTGGGGATCATCAACTTCCCGATCCTGCTGGGGCTGATGGTGGTGTCGAACAACTTTGTACCGCTGGTCTTTGGCGACAAGTGGAACAGCATTATCCCGATCCTGCAATTGCTCTGTATTGTTGGCCTACTGCGCGCGGTCGGTAACCCTATCGGTTCGCTGCTGATGGCGAAAGCGCGGGTGGATATCAGTTTTAAATTTAATGTCTTCAAAACGTTTCTCTTTATTCCCGCCATTATCATCGGCGGCCATCTGGCCGGCGCGCTGGGCGTAACGCTGGGTTTTCTGCTGGTGCAAATCATCAACACCATTTTGAGCTACTTCGTGATGATCAAACCGGTGCTCGGTTCCAGTTATCGCCAGTACATCCTCAGCTTGTGGCTACCGTTCTATTTATCGCTGCCGACGCTGGTCGTGAGCTATGGCCTCGGGCTGGCGCTGAACGGGCATATGCCGCTGGCCGCCATGCTGGCTGTACAGGTCGCGGCGGGCGTACTGGCTTTCGCGGTGATGCTGATTGTCTCGCGCAACGCGCTGGTGGTGGAGATGAAGCGCCAATTTTGCCGCAGCGAGAAACTTAAAACGCTGCTTCGCGCAGGATAA
- the wcaK gene encoding colanic acid biosynthesis pyruvyl transferase WcaK, with product MKLLILGNHTCGNRGDSAILRGLLDAIALLNPDADVDVMSRYPVSSSWLLNRPVMGDPLYSQMKEHNNAAGLMGRVKKVLRRRYQHQVLLSRVTDTGKLRNIAIAQGFTDFVRRLNDYDAIIQVGGSFFVDLYGVPQFEHALCTFMAKKPLYMIGHSVGPFQNEAFNQLANYVFGHCDALILRETVSLNLMKQSSITTEKVEQGVDTAWLVDHHQHDFVASYAVQHWLDLAAKQKTVAITLRELAPFDKRLNTTQQAYEQAFAGVVNRIIDAGYQVVALSTCTGIDSYNKDDRMVALNLRQYVNDPSQYHVVMDELSDLEMGKLLAACDLTVGTRLHSAIISMNFGTPAIAINYEHKSAGIMQQLGMPEMAVDIRHLLDGSLASMVADSLGQLPAINQRLATAVAAEREQGMKMVKSVLDRVQGVK from the coding sequence ATGAAATTATTGATCCTTGGCAATCACACCTGCGGAAACCGCGGTGACAGCGCAATTTTACGCGGATTGCTGGATGCGATTGCCCTGCTTAATCCTGATGCAGACGTTGACGTGATGAGCCGCTATCCGGTGAGTTCATCGTGGTTATTAAACCGCCCGGTGATGGGAGATCCGCTCTACAGCCAGATGAAAGAGCACAATAACGCCGCCGGTCTGATGGGGCGAGTGAAGAAAGTGCTGCGCCGTCGCTATCAGCACCAGGTGCTGCTTTCACGCGTGACGGACACCGGCAAGCTGCGCAATATTGCCATCGCGCAGGGCTTTACCGATTTTGTTCGCAGGCTTAACGATTACGACGCGATTATTCAGGTCGGCGGTTCGTTCTTTGTCGATCTCTATGGCGTGCCGCAATTTGAACATGCGCTCTGCACTTTCATGGCGAAAAAGCCGCTTTATATGATTGGTCACAGCGTCGGTCCGTTCCAGAATGAAGCGTTCAACCAACTGGCGAATTATGTTTTCGGTCACTGTGATGCGCTGATCCTGCGTGAAACCGTCAGTCTGAATCTGATGAAGCAGAGCAGCATCACTACGGAGAAAGTGGAGCAGGGCGTGGATACCGCCTGGCTGGTGGATCACCATCAGCACGATTTTGTTGCCAGCTATGCGGTGCAACACTGGCTGGATCTGGCAGCAAAACAGAAAACCGTTGCGATTACCCTGCGTGAACTGGCGCCATTCGACAAACGACTGAATACCACGCAGCAGGCCTACGAACAGGCGTTTGCCGGAGTGGTCAACCGCATTATCGATGCGGGCTACCAGGTGGTTGCGCTTTCTACCTGTACCGGTATCGACAGCTACAACAAAGATGACCGTATGGTGGCGCTCAACCTGCGCCAGTACGTTAACGATCCGTCGCAATACCATGTGGTGATGGATGAGCTCAGCGATCTGGAGATGGGGAAACTGCTGGCCGCCTGCGATTTAACTGTCGGCACGCGTCTGCACTCGGCGATCATCTCAATGAACTTTGGCACCCCGGCGATTGCCATCAACTACGAACACAAATCAGCGGGCATCATGCAGCAACTGGGCATGCCAGAAATGGCGGTCGATATTCGTCATTTGCTGGATGGTTCACTGGCGTCGATGGTCGCCGATTCGCTGGGGCAGTTGCCTGCCATTAACCAGCGTCTGGCAAC